A portion of the Sulfurospirillum diekertiae genome contains these proteins:
- a CDS encoding TetR/AcrR family transcriptional regulator codes for MKKILDAALLLFSTRGFYATTIPDIAKAMGMSVGNLYNYFSSKEVLAKEIIKYSSDILGSAIRTVNEEAGSAKEKIRKIVAIYFEMATSKPQHINYFLRVYLANKEVFKDGCEGMLCVSSFVTELMIFFEEGVASGELRNQDFFSAFGLFMGYLGGFVFLNGEGVLEKDLNYYVDDISLNIYNALKNSQ; via the coding sequence GTGAAAAAAATTTTGGATGCAGCATTACTGCTCTTTTCAACACGAGGTTTTTACGCCACAACGATTCCCGATATTGCAAAAGCTATGGGAATGAGTGTTGGAAATCTCTACAATTATTTTTCTTCCAAAGAGGTTCTTGCTAAAGAAATCATTAAATACTCTTCCGATATTTTAGGTTCTGCTATACGTACTGTCAACGAAGAAGCGGGGAGTGCAAAAGAAAAAATACGCAAAATTGTTGCGATTTATTTTGAAATGGCAACCTCGAAACCACAGCATATTAATTACTTTCTACGCGTTTATCTTGCCAATAAAGAGGTTTTTAAAGATGGTTGCGAAGGGATGCTTTGTGTCTCTTCTTTTGTCACAGAACTGATGATTTTTTTTGAAGAGGGTGTTGCTTCTGGTGAGCTTCGTAACCAAGATTTTTTTTCTGCATTTGGACTGTTTATGGGGTATCTTGGTGGTTTTGTTTTTCTTAATGGTGAAGGCGTATTGGAAAAAGATCTTAATTATTACGTCGATGATATTTCCCTTAACATTTATAATGCACTTAAAAATAGCCAATGA
- a CDS encoding hydrogenase, whose protein sequence is MKHKSTIVWLQGLTCNGNSHSFLNYPQMPSFASSFEMIYHPLICGGQSFKTLLESHEKFDFLILEGALSHDERLLQRFGIPFYDILDNFARRAKHIICAGSCASFGGIFRLRDPEKITGALFSGKEKGGYWLEKSNVVNIPGCPLHPRWLVETLFALRDRGTLFLDEFLRPKEVFAYLAHHGCLRNEYFEWKVDSKQLGEKEGCLFYEHGCQGPMTHANCNKILWNGISSKTRAGSPCLGCTEFDFPRRALFETHKNMSLPQTPFGISKRAYYTVAGVAKSFKIDRLEKKLIDENN, encoded by the coding sequence ATGAAACACAAATCAACCATTGTTTGGCTTCAAGGTCTTACATGTAATGGCAACAGTCACTCTTTTTTGAATTACCCTCAGATGCCAAGTTTTGCCTCTTCATTTGAGATGATCTATCATCCTTTAATCTGTGGTGGACAGAGTTTTAAGACATTATTAGAGAGTCATGAGAAATTTGATTTTTTGATTTTAGAAGGGGCATTAAGCCATGATGAGCGTTTGCTTCAACGTTTTGGCATCCCTTTTTATGACATTCTTGATAATTTTGCGAGAAGAGCAAAACATATTATTTGTGCAGGTAGCTGTGCAAGCTTTGGTGGCATTTTCAGGCTTCGCGATCCTGAAAAAATTACGGGAGCTTTGTTTAGTGGTAAAGAGAAGGGTGGTTATTGGTTAGAAAAGAGCAATGTTGTTAATATCCCAGGTTGTCCATTGCATCCAAGATGGCTTGTTGAAACACTGTTCGCGTTACGAGATAGAGGCACACTCTTTTTAGATGAATTTTTGCGTCCAAAAGAGGTCTTTGCGTATCTTGCACATCATGGTTGTTTACGCAATGAGTATTTTGAATGGAAAGTGGATAGCAAACAGTTAGGCGAAAAAGAGGGGTGTTTGTTTTACGAACATGGTTGCCAAGGGCCTATGACTCATGCTAATTGCAATAAAATTCTTTGGAATGGTATTAGTTCCAAAACGAGAGCGGGTTCACCTTGCCTTGGATGTACAGAATTTGACTTTCCTCGTCGCGCTCTGTTTGAAACACATAAAAATATGTCATTACCTCAAACACCTTTTGGTATCAGTAAACGTGCTTATTATACAGTTGCAGGTGTTGCTAAAAGTTTTAAAATAGACAGACTTGAAAAGAAGCTGATAGATGAAAATAACTAA
- a CDS encoding YgiQ family radical SAM protein, producing the protein MFLPTTREEMNQRGWKQLDIILITSDAYIDSPYMGVSVVGRVLEHAGYKVGIIGQPDVKSNVDITRLGEPKLFWGVSGGSVDSMVSNYTATKKFRNSDDYTPGGINNKRPDRASLVYTNLIRQYFKNTVPIMLGGIEASLRRITHYDFWSNKLRKPILFDAKADYLLYGMSDKSIVEFADALKEGIEPLHVKGLSYISKEPKAEYIALPSHAETLVDKLKFMDMFDLFYHNNDPISAKGLCQKVDDRYLIQNPPALYLTTEEMDEVSSLPFMRDVHPYHKKEGVVKALETIKFSISTHQGCYGECNFCAITVHQGKTIRSRSESSILNEAKHFTTYKDFKGIISDLGGPTANMYGYECSKKLAKGACEDKSCMFPKLCKALKPTHKKQLDLLRKVRALPGIKKAFVASGIRYDLISEDKVYGYEYLKEIVEHHISGQMKIAPEHIDDEILGLMGKPGKEALVEFKTLFDRLTHESGKKQFLTYYLIAAHPGCEEKHMHSLKQFASTVLKINPEQAQVFTPTPSTYSTLMYYTGLHFKTRQPLFVEKDTLKKEKQKEIVVAKERKFHSGLDS; encoded by the coding sequence ATGTTTTTACCTACAACACGTGAAGAGATGAACCAAAGAGGATGGAAGCAACTTGACATCATCCTTATCACCTCCGATGCTTATATTGACAGCCCTTATATGGGCGTATCTGTTGTTGGGCGTGTACTCGAACATGCAGGCTATAAAGTAGGTATTATCGGTCAACCAGATGTCAAAAGTAATGTTGACATTACCCGTTTGGGTGAGCCCAAACTCTTTTGGGGTGTCAGTGGTGGAAGTGTGGACTCTATGGTCTCCAATTATACGGCGACAAAGAAATTTAGAAACAGTGATGATTATACACCGGGTGGTATCAACAACAAACGACCTGATCGTGCAAGCTTAGTGTACACCAACCTCATCCGCCAATATTTTAAAAATACAGTGCCTATTATGCTTGGTGGTATTGAAGCCAGCCTTAGACGTATCACGCATTATGATTTTTGGAGCAATAAACTTCGTAAACCCATTTTATTTGATGCTAAGGCGGACTACCTTTTGTACGGAATGTCTGACAAGAGCATTGTGGAATTTGCCGACGCACTTAAAGAGGGAATTGAGCCTTTACATGTAAAAGGACTCTCTTACATTTCCAAAGAGCCAAAAGCTGAGTATATCGCCCTTCCAAGCCATGCTGAAACACTTGTGGATAAACTTAAATTTATGGATATGTTCGATCTGTTTTATCATAATAATGATCCAATCTCAGCCAAAGGACTCTGCCAAAAAGTAGATGATCGTTATCTCATTCAAAACCCGCCGGCACTTTACCTTACCACAGAAGAGATGGATGAAGTGAGTAGCCTACCTTTTATGCGCGATGTCCATCCTTACCACAAAAAAGAGGGTGTCGTTAAAGCACTCGAGACCATCAAATTTTCTATTTCAACGCATCAAGGCTGTTATGGTGAGTGTAACTTCTGCGCCATTACTGTGCATCAAGGCAAAACAATTCGAAGTCGTAGTGAGAGTTCTATTCTCAACGAAGCCAAACACTTTACAACGTACAAAGATTTTAAAGGCATTATCTCTGACCTTGGTGGACCTACAGCCAATATGTACGGTTATGAATGCTCCAAAAAACTTGCCAAAGGTGCATGTGAAGATAAAAGCTGTATGTTCCCCAAACTCTGTAAAGCACTTAAACCTACGCATAAAAAACAATTGGATTTGCTACGAAAAGTAAGAGCGCTTCCGGGAATTAAAAAAGCATTTGTCGCTTCTGGTATTCGTTATGATCTCATTAGCGAAGACAAAGTGTATGGTTATGAGTATCTTAAAGAGATTGTCGAGCATCATATCAGTGGACAAATGAAGATTGCACCTGAACATATTGATGATGAAATTTTGGGGTTAATGGGCAAACCGGGCAAAGAAGCTTTGGTTGAATTTAAAACACTCTTTGACAGGCTAACGCATGAGTCAGGTAAAAAACAATTTTTGACCTACTATCTTATTGCTGCACATCCTGGCTGTGAAGAGAAACATATGCATTCACTCAAGCAGTTTGCGAGCACTGTACTCAAAATCAATCCTGAACAAGCGCAAGTCTTTACGCCAACACCTTCTACATACTCTACGCTTATGTACTATACAGGGCTTCATTTTAAAACACGTCAACCTCTTTTTGTCGAAAAAGATACGCTCAAAAAAGAGAAGCAAAAAGAGATTGTTGTGGCGAAAGAGCGTAAATTTCACAGTGGACTTGACAGTTGA
- a CDS encoding hydrogenase small subunit encodes MEHAKLYERLAERLSNLEKFPRIKEDKSIAALMEEHGISRRDFMKWAAGVTAMLSLPSEFTPLMAQAAELTDRLPVIWLHMAECTGCSESLLRTDAPTIDSLIFDHISLEYHETLMVACGWQAEHNLESAIEKYKGKYILMVEGGIPAGSSEFFLTVGPHGQTGQKSAQKAADSAAAIFAIGSCSSFGGIQAAHPNPTNAQPLSKVTNKPVINVPGCPPSEKNIVGNVLHYILFGTLPALDAYNRPKWAYGFRIHDLCERRGHFDAGEFVQEFGDAGAKKGFCLYKVGCKGPYTFNNCSRERFNQHTSWPVQAGHGCIGCSEPGFWDNMGPFEEPLGDRLYKTVYGDGADKTADKVGVALLTATAVGIAAHAAIAAVKGSGKTEE; translated from the coding sequence ATGGAACACGCTAAACTGTACGAAAGGCTTGCTGAGCGACTTAGCAATCTTGAGAAGTTCCCCCGTATTAAGGAGGACAAATCTATTGCGGCACTAATGGAAGAACATGGAATTAGCCGTAGAGATTTTATGAAGTGGGCAGCAGGTGTCACTGCAATGTTGTCTTTACCTTCAGAATTTACACCACTTATGGCGCAAGCTGCTGAATTAACAGATCGTTTGCCTGTTATTTGGTTGCATATGGCAGAATGTACGGGCTGTAGTGAGAGTTTGCTTCGAACAGACGCTCCAACAATCGATAGTTTGATTTTTGATCATATCTCATTAGAGTATCATGAAACTTTGATGGTTGCTTGTGGTTGGCAGGCTGAGCACAATTTAGAGAGTGCTATTGAAAAATATAAAGGTAAATACATTTTAATGGTTGAAGGTGGTATTCCTGCAGGAAGCAGTGAATTCTTCTTAACCGTTGGACCGCATGGCCAAACAGGTCAAAAAAGTGCACAAAAAGCAGCAGATTCTGCAGCAGCTATTTTTGCTATTGGCTCTTGTTCAAGTTTTGGTGGTATTCAAGCGGCTCATCCAAATCCTACCAATGCACAACCACTTAGTAAAGTAACCAATAAACCTGTTATTAATGTTCCAGGCTGTCCTCCAAGTGAGAAAAATATTGTCGGTAACGTACTTCACTATATTCTTTTTGGCACACTTCCAGCACTTGATGCATACAATCGTCCAAAATGGGCTTATGGTTTTAGAATTCATGACCTTTGCGAAAGACGTGGTCACTTTGACGCGGGCGAGTTCGTACAAGAATTTGGCGATGCTGGTGCAAAAAAAGGTTTCTGTCTTTATAAAGTAGGTTGTAAAGGTCCTTATACTTTTAATAACTGTTCACGTGAGAGATTTAACCAACATACTTCTTGGCCAGTTCAAGCAGGTCACGGCTGTATTGGCTGTTCAGAACCAGGTTTCTGGGACAATATGGGACCATTTGAAGAGCCATTAGGTGATAGACTTTATAAAACAGTTTATGGCGATGGTGCTGATAAAACTGCTGATAAAGTTGGTGTTGCGCTTCTCACTGCAACTGCGGTAGGTATTGCGGCTCATGCGGCAATTGCTGCGGTTAAGGGCAGTGGAAAAACTGAAGAATAA
- a CDS encoding nickel-dependent hydrogenase large subunit has product MKITKEIIERIEGEATLELEWDNEQVTFAKIKFFNYRGIEEILKKRPLLDALALTPRVCGICSHSHAIASVLAIESIFENQGESLHVSQKAKDIREIALNAEKIHNHIKWYFFSILPELKKIADSTYEGNAFKEKQWFQAQSAIMESLKMGAHFTGQWPHGSFVMAGGVTCDPLQSDVVSAIGCLDSVISFCEEHFYGMPLEEFLSFDSALQVMSVPSALSYGIDEMLKLGFDRLGRSYDRFLALGKSYLYEGSLKASKTVVLGADVKYVQESLEHTFFEDKHKGYTYSKSAQYKKSYCEVGPLARMMVAKEPLMRDFHRRFKDAALTRVVARAVECAHLLSRTTQLLSKLNLNEPSFYPPKKDIHSISGEGVGIVEAPRGTLIHQVNVRNGIIELYNIITPTVWNLGNGNRENPSTAQKAIIGLNSFTKADFILKSFDVCSVCTTQ; this is encoded by the coding sequence ATGAAAATAACTAAAGAGATTATCGAACGAATAGAGGGTGAAGCTACCTTAGAGCTTGAGTGGGACAACGAACAGGTCACCTTTGCCAAAATCAAATTTTTTAATTACCGTGGAATTGAAGAGATTTTGAAAAAGCGCCCTTTGCTCGATGCATTAGCTTTAACGCCACGTGTATGCGGTATCTGTTCACATTCTCATGCTATCGCTTCAGTATTAGCGATTGAATCTATTTTTGAAAATCAAGGTGAATCTTTACATGTAAGCCAAAAAGCCAAAGATATTCGTGAAATCGCACTGAACGCTGAGAAGATTCACAATCATATCAAATGGTATTTTTTCTCTATTTTGCCTGAACTCAAAAAGATTGCTGATTCAACGTATGAAGGGAATGCTTTTAAAGAGAAGCAGTGGTTTCAAGCGCAAAGTGCCATTATGGAAAGCCTAAAAATGGGCGCTCATTTTACAGGTCAATGGCCTCATGGCTCTTTTGTAATGGCAGGCGGTGTGACGTGTGATCCACTCCAAAGTGATGTTGTAAGCGCAATTGGTTGTTTAGATTCTGTGATTTCATTTTGTGAAGAGCATTTTTATGGCATGCCTTTAGAAGAATTTTTGAGTTTTGATTCGGCTCTCCAAGTCATGTCAGTACCTTCTGCACTCTCTTATGGCATTGATGAGATGCTCAAACTAGGATTTGATCGTTTAGGTAGAAGTTATGACCGCTTTTTAGCACTGGGAAAATCTTACCTATACGAAGGAAGCCTTAAAGCTTCCAAAACAGTTGTTCTAGGGGCAGATGTCAAATATGTACAGGAGAGTTTAGAACACACCTTCTTTGAAGATAAGCACAAGGGGTATACTTATTCAAAAAGTGCTCAGTACAAAAAAAGCTATTGTGAAGTAGGGCCATTGGCACGTATGATGGTGGCAAAAGAGCCCTTGATGCGTGATTTTCATAGACGCTTTAAAGATGCAGCGCTCACACGCGTAGTAGCTCGTGCAGTAGAATGTGCCCATTTATTATCGCGTACCACGCAACTTCTCTCTAAGCTTAATCTAAATGAGCCCTCTTTTTATCCTCCCAAAAAAGATATTCACAGCATAAGTGGAGAGGGTGTAGGTATTGTTGAAGCACCAAGAGGAACGCTCATTCATCAGGTGAATGTTCGCAATGGAATCATTGAGTTATACAATATTATTACTCCTACTGTTTGGAATCTTGGAAATGGTAATCGTGAAAATCCTTCCACCGCACAAAAGGCAATTATTGGTCTAAATTCATTTACCAAAGCCGATTTTATTCTGAAAAGTTTTGATGTATGCTCCGTCTGTACGACCCAATAA
- a CDS encoding glucose-6-phosphate isomerase, translating to MKNSLYFNIKVEEGIFEKIIAEQNTIGYYALPDQEISYLEDYLADFKSKNDYDAIKDIAIIGIGGSSLGPKAIFRALQGIRDFDKRLHLFESTDPASIRSTLNKLDIKNTHFFVISKSGTTIETISVYKYVLSLLKAKDISLDYRFTFVTDDGSKLEAHAKTFNSFVLHIPVNVGGRFSVLSAAGLAPLLLVGVDIQRLLDGAKAIKKSFFEDGYIKETILKKATYYAKNSMHYNINTLFAYSESLDSFTDWYVQLWGESLGKKQKQSSINVGLTPVGLIGPKDQHSFLQLIVEGLRDKSVTVLKIENFDDKIKIPAITLKELEGLDLMNGIAFCDLINLQADSTIEALLDKKDIPIDTITLQHIDEENIGKLIFYYELLTSLVGQMMNVNTYDQPGVESGKKILEGKLIEEKKTFPKKGK from the coding sequence TTGAAAAATTCACTCTATTTTAACATTAAAGTAGAAGAGGGCATCTTTGAAAAAATCATAGCCGAACAAAATACTATTGGCTATTATGCATTGCCCGATCAAGAAATTAGTTATCTCGAAGACTACTTAGCAGATTTTAAATCTAAAAATGATTATGATGCGATTAAAGATATCGCTATTATTGGTATTGGTGGAAGTTCTTTGGGACCAAAAGCAATTTTTAGAGCGTTACAAGGTATTCGTGATTTTGACAAACGCTTGCATCTGTTTGAGAGTACCGATCCTGCATCTATTCGTTCAACACTCAATAAATTGGATATCAAAAATACGCACTTCTTTGTCATTAGCAAATCAGGTACAACCATTGAGACGATCTCTGTTTATAAGTATGTCCTCTCTTTGTTGAAAGCTAAAGATATTTCACTGGATTATCGCTTTACCTTTGTGACCGATGATGGCTCAAAACTGGAAGCACATGCCAAAACATTTAACTCGTTTGTTTTGCACATTCCTGTCAATGTTGGTGGTCGTTTTTCTGTTTTAAGTGCGGCAGGATTAGCACCACTATTACTCGTTGGTGTGGATATTCAACGATTACTCGATGGAGCTAAAGCGATTAAGAAAAGCTTTTTTGAAGATGGCTACATCAAAGAGACCATTCTAAAAAAAGCAACCTATTACGCTAAAAACTCAATGCACTATAACATCAATACCCTTTTTGCCTATTCTGAGAGTTTAGACAGTTTTACAGACTGGTATGTACAACTTTGGGGTGAGAGTTTGGGTAAAAAACAGAAACAAAGTAGCATTAACGTAGGTCTTACACCCGTTGGTTTAATTGGTCCAAAAGATCAACACTCTTTCTTACAGCTCATTGTTGAGGGACTTCGTGATAAAAGTGTTACGGTGCTTAAAATCGAAAATTTTGATGATAAAATCAAAATCCCTGCGATTACACTTAAAGAGCTAGAAGGGTTGGATTTGATGAATGGCATTGCATTCTGTGACCTCATTAACTTGCAAGCCGATTCTACCATCGAAGCACTTTTAGATAAAAAAGACATTCCTATTGACACGATTACCCTTCAACATATTGATGAAGAGAACATTGGTAAATTAATTTTTTATTATGAACTTTTAACATCACTTGTAGGACAAATGATGAATGTCAACACTTATGATCAACCCGGTGTTGAGAGTGGCAAGAAGATTTTGGAAGGTAAATTAATCGAAGAGAAGAAAACCTTTCCTAAAAAAGGTAAATAA
- a CDS encoding TerB family tellurite resistance protein: protein MKLKSEEKFAFLQLSQYVANLDGEYGPKEREIVEEYCTEMGIENIEIDLKYFVLEDTLAIFRSSQSQRIILLALMVLVHVDDKFGINENRVIDKIAQHFNLTEQEINLFSMWGKMGSALYEQALVFTAV from the coding sequence ATGAAACTAAAATCTGAAGAAAAATTTGCTTTTTTACAGCTTTCTCAGTATGTTGCCAATCTTGATGGTGAATATGGTCCTAAAGAGCGTGAGATTGTCGAAGAATACTGCACTGAAATGGGCATTGAAAATATAGAAATTGATTTAAAGTATTTTGTGTTAGAAGATACTTTAGCAATTTTTAGATCATCTCAAAGTCAAAGAATTATCTTACTTGCGTTGATGGTCTTAGTCCATGTTGATGATAAATTTGGTATTAATGAAAACAGAGTAATCGATAAAATTGCACAACATTTCAATCTTACAGAACAAGAGATTAATCTTTTTTCAATGTGGGGGAAAATGGGTTCAGCCTTGTACGAACAAGCACTTGTCTTCACGGCAGTTTAG